A genomic window from Daphnia magna isolate NIES linkage group LG9, ASM2063170v1.1, whole genome shotgun sequence includes:
- the LOC116929934 gene encoding fibroblast growth factor receptor 2, protein MPAANLTEAPQTTSTTSTTIAPTSSSTAASPPSTTTTATTSTTTTTTLSSSNKPPWRVRMELNQSNRRGQSTTAKPAVEAAVPWSALPQPSISTTTFPTLPKQEFSPDARNNSSAEAAVVVMPTVPALQSSQNENSAPSSSVLAAVILSTVAANSANSRPIQSSRIAVSSSLSPPPPAGLWTPIVRLPVTGSRNIPSGTLKIQITSTRLAPLSVASSTPDPKLMESGELADGESQEDEDNVVKTASSSSSTTSGRIYATSTTTRTSTSTTSTTTEAPTVTTRRAHPPTPIMHTLEDILQRLVPARDHDSFGGNPFLAVPVVHRPVVPPTAEDANEIVSVADPVLRASVGISRTGSISDSPRNERNQSSSGSNNWASDSSKENQVATTSIYVVGVVAVIPLAGLILWIVRVQLHKRRERLNESETSSETGFRKRLPPVALTPSKHARLFYGANDKEDLVSGSVSPGGNNGPAGGKSASSASPWEFTRSRLRLQTLIGEGNFGQVWKAEAEDICGCQGTLLVAVKTVKDGAAAKEKQELLREMRIMQQVGPHPNVVALLGCCTEQEPFLLIMEYVMYGRLLTFLRDHRSHQTYYNYSTDSEALTSRDLTTFAYCVAKGMEYIYSKGVVHRDLAARNVLVDHNKLCKVADFGLSRSVRDTAGEMYEQRVKGALPIRWMAPESLIQSIFTQKSDVWSFGILVWEIVTLGSTPYPGMEAREVMRRVKDGHRLERPSHCRPEFYRLMSRCWHSDPQRRPDFGELKSELGQLLDDSDGYIDLDSFQESIYVPLQSPSDESEKV, encoded by the exons ATGCCTGCAGCCAATTTGACGGAAGCTCCGCAAACCACATCGACCACGTCCACCACAATCGCCCCAACATCTTCGTCGACTGCGGCCTCTCCGCCATCGACGACAACAACAGCAACGAcgtcgacgacgacgacgacgacttTATCGTCATCGAATAAACCTCCGTGGAGGGTGCGGATGGAGCTCAATCAAAGCAACCGTCGCGGCCAATCCACCACTGCCAAGCCGGCCGTCGAGGCTGCCGTCCCTTGGTCAGCGCTTCCGCAGCCATCGATCAGCACGACGACGTTTCCGACGCTTCCGAAACAAGAATTTTCACCGGATGCGAGGAATAATTCATCCGCCGAAGCGGCCGTTGTCGTAATGCCGACCGTTCCGGCCTTGCAATCGAGCCAGAACGAAAACTCTGCACCATCGTCGTCTGTTCTTGCGGCTGTGATTTTGTCGACCGTGGCTGCCAACTCGGCCAACAGCCGACCCATCCAATCCAGCCGGATTGCGGTGTCCAGTAGTCTAAGTCCTCCGCCGCCCGCGGGGCTTTGGACTCCGATCGTTCGGCTGCCGGTGACCGGATCGAGGAACATTCCGTCCGGAACGCTCAAgattcaaatcacgtcgactCGACTTGCGCCTTTGTCTGTGGCGTCGTCGACTCCCGATCCGAAGCTGATGGAATCTGGCGAATTGGCTGATGGCGAATCGCAAGAGGACGAAGACAACGTCGTGAAGACGGCGTCGTCTAGCAGCAGCACGACGTCCGGCAGGATTTACGCCACGTCTACGACGACGAGGACGTCGACTTCCACGACCAGCACAACGACGGAAGCGCCTACTGTGACGACGAGGAGAGCTCATCCGCCGACGCCGATCATGCACACGCTGGAAGACATCCTCCAGCGTCTAGTACCTGCCAGAGATCACGACAGTTTCGGCGGCAATCCGTTTCTCGCCGTGCCGGTCGTTCATCGTCCGGTGGTGCCGCCAACGGCGGAAGATGCCAACGAGATCGTTTCCGTCGCCGATCCGGTACTGCGCGCCAGCGTCGGCATATCGAGGACGGGCTCGATCAGCGACTCGCCGCGCAACGAACGAAATCAATCGAGTAGCGGGAGCAACAACTGGGCCAGCGATTCGAGTAAGGAAAACCAAGTGGCCACCACGTCCATCTATGTGGTGGGCGTCGTGGCCGTCATTCCGTTGGCCGGTTTAATTTTGTGGATTGTCCGCGTTCAGCTCCACAAGCGACGTGag AGATTGAACGAGTCGGAAACGTCATCCGAAACGGGTTTCCGTAAGAGATTGCCACCTGTGGCTCTGACTCCGTCTAAACACGCCCGTCTCTTTTACGGG GCCAACGATAAAGAAGATTTAGTGTCCGGCTCGGTGTCTCCCGGCGGCAACAACGGACCGGCGGGAGGTAAATCTGCTTCATCTGCATCGCCCTGGGAGTTTACACGATCCCGTTTGCGGTTGCAAACGCTCATTGGCGAGGGCAATTTCGGCCAGGTGTGGAAGGCGGAAGCGGAGGACATTTGCGGCTGTCAGGGCACTCTCCTTGTAGCCGTCAAGACGGTCAAGGATGGCGCGGCGGCCAAAGAGAAGCAGGAACTGTTGCGAGAAATGAGAATTATGCAACAAGTCGGGCCGCATCCCAACGTCGTTGCCTTGCTCGGTTGTTGCACCGAACAGGAACCCTTCCTGCTCATCATGGAGTACGTCATGTACGGCAGATTGCTGACGTTCTTGAGAGACCACAGGAGCCATCAGACGTACTATAATTACTCGACGGACAGCGAAGCGTTGACGTCCAGAGATTTGACCACCTTCGCCTATTGCGTAGCTAAAGGAATGGAGTACATCTACAGCAAAGGG GTGGTGCATCGAGATTTGGCGGCGCGTAACGTGCTCGTCGACCACAACAAATTATGCAAAGTGGCTGATTTTGGGTTGTCGCGCTCCGTTCGGGACACGGCGGGCGAGATGTACGAGCAGAGggtcaag GGTGCATTACCCATCCGATGGATGGCTCCTGAATCGCTGATCCAGAGCATCTTTACCCAAAAATCAGATGTTTGGAGTTTCGGCATCCTCGTCTGGGAAATAGTCACATTAG GATCTACGCCTTATCCGGGGATGGAAGCGCGAGAAGTGATGCGTCGCGTCAAGGACGGCCACCGATTGGAACGTCCCAGTCACTGCCGGCCGGAATTCTACCGGCTGATGTCACGATGTTGGCATTCAGATCCTCAGAGACGGCCCGATTTTGGCGAACTCAAATCCGAATTGGGCCAATTGCTCGATGATTCTGACGGCTACATTGATCTAGACAGCTTCCAGGAATCCATCTACGTGCCGCTGCAGTCACCTAGCGACGAAAGCGAGAAAGTCTGA
- the LOC116929938 gene encoding cytochrome P450 3A24 isoform X2, with protein MISSPRNAAEITVVFGLVVLLDGILHVVASQLSSWIFWRETWVIGKRWTFLANWNVTHHLLGVGLALLIASLFHNYTYRRRAYQFFRRLGIPGPKPHLIKGNGDKMRNHSLVAIDVMDQWKAEFGDVYGYFVGMKPYVVVGDLDMVQQVLIRDFHKFVNRPAMGIEIRPVINTLVGLRSHRWKEVRRVISPTFSTRKMRKINSIINRCADILVEVVGKHAETRNEIDFYGVFQGLTCQVIGECALDTKVDCQRQPQDEFLNSLRQFLKQANNPIIDLAIYFPLVREILAVVCRVASPCGQFTQSIIDKVQGVINQRREDRLSGTSTPNHGDILQLLMEASENRQEDTDDTDGRVRPTHQLLTDDEIIANAWVFLLGGFETTANALTYCAYLLATHADVQQKLYEELRDYLGESSGDLETDYNTISQLTYLDKVFCEALRLFPPVVLFVTREAAEDAQLGDFHIPAGTNVQIPIWQIHHDPKLWPDPYRFDPERFEPELKKNRHPMAWIPFGSGPRSCLGIRFAMLEAKIALAKLLMNYRLVPCERTEEKLTLSVPTVTLNPKSGVWLKAEKREQTSA; from the exons ATGATTAGTTCACCTAGGAATGCGGCCGag ATAACTGTTGTATTCGGTTTGGTTGTATTGTTGGATGGCATCCTGCACGTCGTCGCATCGCAGCTTTCGTCGTGGATCTTCTGGCGGGAGACGTGGGTCATTGGCAAACGGTGGACATTTTTAGCCAACTGGAACGTTACCCATCATTTGCTGGGCGTCGGACTTGCTCTCCTCATTGCATCACTCTTTCACAACTACACGTATCGCCGTCGGGCTTACCAGTTTTTTCGTCGGCTGGGCATTCCCGGCCCGAAACCGCATCTAATTAAAGGCAATGGCGACAAAATGCGCAATCATTCGCTGGTGGCCATCGACGTCATGGATCAATGGAAAGCGGAATTCGGAGATGTCTACGGCTATTTTGTCGGAATGAAACCTTACGTGGTGGTCGGAGATCTCGACATGGTTCAACAAGTTCTCATTCGCGATTTTCACAAGTTTGTCAACCGACCGGCTATGGGCATTGAAATTCGACCCGTTATCAACACGCTGGTCGGTTTGCGCAGCCACAGGTGGAAGGAGGTGCGACGAGTCATTTCGCCCACCTTTTCCACGCGTAAAATGCGCAAAATCAACTCCATCATCAATCGGTGTGCTGATATCCTGGTGGAAGTTGTTGGCAAACACGCTGAAACTCGGAATGAAATCGATTTTTACGGTGTCTTCCAGGGTCTAACGTGCCAG GTGATTGGTGAATGCGCATTGGACACTAAAGTTGATTGTCAACGACAGCCTCAAGATGAATTCCTCAACTCTCTGCGGCAGTTCTTGAAACAAGCCAATAATCCCATCATCGATTTGGCCATTTATTTCCCGCTGGTCAGAGAAATTTTGGCTGTCGTATGTCGTGTGGCTTCGCCTTGCGGTCAATTCACCCAGTCGATCATCGATAAAGTCCAGGGTGTCATCAATCAACGCAGAGAGGATCGTCTCAGCGGTACGTCGACCCCCAATCACGGTGACATTTTGCAGCTGTTGATGGAAGCCTCTGAGAATCGCCAAGAAGACACGGACGATACGGACGGACGCGTCCGACCGACGCATCAATTGCTCACCGACGATGAAATCATTGCCAATGCTTGGGTTTTTCTTCTGGGCGGTTTTGAAACCACCGCCAATGCTCTCACCTACTGCGCGTATTTGCTGGCCACTCATGCGGATGTCCAGCAAAAACTGTACGAGGAACTAAGGGATTACCTGGGG GAAAGTTCTGGCGATCTCGAAACAGATTACAATACAATTAGCCAGTTAACTTACCTGGACAAGGTATTTTGTGAAGCCCTGAGGCTCTTCCCACCTGTGGTGTTGTTCGTGACACGCGAGGCGGCTGAAGACGCCCAACTGGGTGATTTTCATATCCCTGCCGGTACAAACGTTCAGATTCCCATTTGGCAAATCCATCACGATCCCAAACTGTGGCCGGATCCTTACAGATTTGATCCTGAacg ATTTGAACCGGAATTGAAGAAAAACCGACATCCAATGGCCTGGATTCCGTTCGGCTCTGGACCTAGATCTTGTCTTGGAATCCGCTTTGCAATGCTGGAAGCCAAAATTGCCTTGGCTAAGCTTCTCATGAACTATCG ATTGGTGCCGTGTGAACGTACCGAAGAAAAGCTGACGCTCTCTGTCCCGACGGTGACACTCAATCCAAAATCAGGCGTGTGGTTAAAAGCTGAAAAAAGAGAGCAGACATCCGCATGa
- the LOC116929938 gene encoding cytochrome P450 3A24 isoform X3, whose product MISSPRNAAELSSWIFWRETWVIGKRWTFLANWNVTHHLLGVGLALLIASLFHNYTYRRRAYQFFRRLGIPGPKPHLIKGNGDKMRNHSLVAIDVMDQWKAEFGDVYGYFVGMKPYVVVGDLDMVQQVLIRDFHKFVNRPAMGIEIRPVINTLVGLRSHRWKEVRRVISPTFSTRKMRKINSIINRCADILVEVVGKHAETRNEIDFYGVFQGLTCQVIGECALDTKVDCQRQPQDEFLNSLRQFLKQANNPIIDLAIYFPLVREILAVVCRVASPCGQFTQSIIDKVQGVINQRREDRLSGTSTPNHGDILQLLMEASENRQEDTDDTDGRVRPTHQLLTDDEIIANAWVFLLGGFETTANALTYCAYLLATHADVQQKLYEELRDYLGESSGDLETDYNTISQLTYLDKVFCEALRLFPPVVLFVTREAAEDAQLGDFHIPAGTNVQIPIWQIHHDPKLWPDPYRFDPERFEPELKKNRHPMAWIPFGSGPRSCLGIRFAMLEAKIALAKLLMNYRLVPCERTEEKLTLSVPTVTLNPKSGVWLKAEKREQTSA is encoded by the exons ATGATTAGTTCACCTAGGAATGCGGCCGag CTTTCGTCGTGGATCTTCTGGCGGGAGACGTGGGTCATTGGCAAACGGTGGACATTTTTAGCCAACTGGAACGTTACCCATCATTTGCTGGGCGTCGGACTTGCTCTCCTCATTGCATCACTCTTTCACAACTACACGTATCGCCGTCGGGCTTACCAGTTTTTTCGTCGGCTGGGCATTCCCGGCCCGAAACCGCATCTAATTAAAGGCAATGGCGACAAAATGCGCAATCATTCGCTGGTGGCCATCGACGTCATGGATCAATGGAAAGCGGAATTCGGAGATGTCTACGGCTATTTTGTCGGAATGAAACCTTACGTGGTGGTCGGAGATCTCGACATGGTTCAACAAGTTCTCATTCGCGATTTTCACAAGTTTGTCAACCGACCGGCTATGGGCATTGAAATTCGACCCGTTATCAACACGCTGGTCGGTTTGCGCAGCCACAGGTGGAAGGAGGTGCGACGAGTCATTTCGCCCACCTTTTCCACGCGTAAAATGCGCAAAATCAACTCCATCATCAATCGGTGTGCTGATATCCTGGTGGAAGTTGTTGGCAAACACGCTGAAACTCGGAATGAAATCGATTTTTACGGTGTCTTCCAGGGTCTAACGTGCCAG GTGATTGGTGAATGCGCATTGGACACTAAAGTTGATTGTCAACGACAGCCTCAAGATGAATTCCTCAACTCTCTGCGGCAGTTCTTGAAACAAGCCAATAATCCCATCATCGATTTGGCCATTTATTTCCCGCTGGTCAGAGAAATTTTGGCTGTCGTATGTCGTGTGGCTTCGCCTTGCGGTCAATTCACCCAGTCGATCATCGATAAAGTCCAGGGTGTCATCAATCAACGCAGAGAGGATCGTCTCAGCGGTACGTCGACCCCCAATCACGGTGACATTTTGCAGCTGTTGATGGAAGCCTCTGAGAATCGCCAAGAAGACACGGACGATACGGACGGACGCGTCCGACCGACGCATCAATTGCTCACCGACGATGAAATCATTGCCAATGCTTGGGTTTTTCTTCTGGGCGGTTTTGAAACCACCGCCAATGCTCTCACCTACTGCGCGTATTTGCTGGCCACTCATGCGGATGTCCAGCAAAAACTGTACGAGGAACTAAGGGATTACCTGGGG GAAAGTTCTGGCGATCTCGAAACAGATTACAATACAATTAGCCAGTTAACTTACCTGGACAAGGTATTTTGTGAAGCCCTGAGGCTCTTCCCACCTGTGGTGTTGTTCGTGACACGCGAGGCGGCTGAAGACGCCCAACTGGGTGATTTTCATATCCCTGCCGGTACAAACGTTCAGATTCCCATTTGGCAAATCCATCACGATCCCAAACTGTGGCCGGATCCTTACAGATTTGATCCTGAacg ATTTGAACCGGAATTGAAGAAAAACCGACATCCAATGGCCTGGATTCCGTTCGGCTCTGGACCTAGATCTTGTCTTGGAATCCGCTTTGCAATGCTGGAAGCCAAAATTGCCTTGGCTAAGCTTCTCATGAACTATCG ATTGGTGCCGTGTGAACGTACCGAAGAAAAGCTGACGCTCTCTGTCCCGACGGTGACACTCAATCCAAAATCAGGCGTGTGGTTAAAAGCTGAAAAAAGAGAGCAGACATCCGCATGa
- the LOC116929938 gene encoding cytochrome P450 3A24 isoform X1, which translates to MISSPRNAAERNIRKASRGIQITVVFGLVVLLDGILHVVASQLSSWIFWRETWVIGKRWTFLANWNVTHHLLGVGLALLIASLFHNYTYRRRAYQFFRRLGIPGPKPHLIKGNGDKMRNHSLVAIDVMDQWKAEFGDVYGYFVGMKPYVVVGDLDMVQQVLIRDFHKFVNRPAMGIEIRPVINTLVGLRSHRWKEVRRVISPTFSTRKMRKINSIINRCADILVEVVGKHAETRNEIDFYGVFQGLTCQVIGECALDTKVDCQRQPQDEFLNSLRQFLKQANNPIIDLAIYFPLVREILAVVCRVASPCGQFTQSIIDKVQGVINQRREDRLSGTSTPNHGDILQLLMEASENRQEDTDDTDGRVRPTHQLLTDDEIIANAWVFLLGGFETTANALTYCAYLLATHADVQQKLYEELRDYLGESSGDLETDYNTISQLTYLDKVFCEALRLFPPVVLFVTREAAEDAQLGDFHIPAGTNVQIPIWQIHHDPKLWPDPYRFDPERFEPELKKNRHPMAWIPFGSGPRSCLGIRFAMLEAKIALAKLLMNYRLVPCERTEEKLTLSVPTVTLNPKSGVWLKAEKREQTSA; encoded by the exons ATGATTAGTTCACCTAGGAATGCGGCCGag CGAAACATTCGCAAAGCTTCTCGTGGGATTCAG ATAACTGTTGTATTCGGTTTGGTTGTATTGTTGGATGGCATCCTGCACGTCGTCGCATCGCAGCTTTCGTCGTGGATCTTCTGGCGGGAGACGTGGGTCATTGGCAAACGGTGGACATTTTTAGCCAACTGGAACGTTACCCATCATTTGCTGGGCGTCGGACTTGCTCTCCTCATTGCATCACTCTTTCACAACTACACGTATCGCCGTCGGGCTTACCAGTTTTTTCGTCGGCTGGGCATTCCCGGCCCGAAACCGCATCTAATTAAAGGCAATGGCGACAAAATGCGCAATCATTCGCTGGTGGCCATCGACGTCATGGATCAATGGAAAGCGGAATTCGGAGATGTCTACGGCTATTTTGTCGGAATGAAACCTTACGTGGTGGTCGGAGATCTCGACATGGTTCAACAAGTTCTCATTCGCGATTTTCACAAGTTTGTCAACCGACCGGCTATGGGCATTGAAATTCGACCCGTTATCAACACGCTGGTCGGTTTGCGCAGCCACAGGTGGAAGGAGGTGCGACGAGTCATTTCGCCCACCTTTTCCACGCGTAAAATGCGCAAAATCAACTCCATCATCAATCGGTGTGCTGATATCCTGGTGGAAGTTGTTGGCAAACACGCTGAAACTCGGAATGAAATCGATTTTTACGGTGTCTTCCAGGGTCTAACGTGCCAG GTGATTGGTGAATGCGCATTGGACACTAAAGTTGATTGTCAACGACAGCCTCAAGATGAATTCCTCAACTCTCTGCGGCAGTTCTTGAAACAAGCCAATAATCCCATCATCGATTTGGCCATTTATTTCCCGCTGGTCAGAGAAATTTTGGCTGTCGTATGTCGTGTGGCTTCGCCTTGCGGTCAATTCACCCAGTCGATCATCGATAAAGTCCAGGGTGTCATCAATCAACGCAGAGAGGATCGTCTCAGCGGTACGTCGACCCCCAATCACGGTGACATTTTGCAGCTGTTGATGGAAGCCTCTGAGAATCGCCAAGAAGACACGGACGATACGGACGGACGCGTCCGACCGACGCATCAATTGCTCACCGACGATGAAATCATTGCCAATGCTTGGGTTTTTCTTCTGGGCGGTTTTGAAACCACCGCCAATGCTCTCACCTACTGCGCGTATTTGCTGGCCACTCATGCGGATGTCCAGCAAAAACTGTACGAGGAACTAAGGGATTACCTGGGG GAAAGTTCTGGCGATCTCGAAACAGATTACAATACAATTAGCCAGTTAACTTACCTGGACAAGGTATTTTGTGAAGCCCTGAGGCTCTTCCCACCTGTGGTGTTGTTCGTGACACGCGAGGCGGCTGAAGACGCCCAACTGGGTGATTTTCATATCCCTGCCGGTACAAACGTTCAGATTCCCATTTGGCAAATCCATCACGATCCCAAACTGTGGCCGGATCCTTACAGATTTGATCCTGAacg ATTTGAACCGGAATTGAAGAAAAACCGACATCCAATGGCCTGGATTCCGTTCGGCTCTGGACCTAGATCTTGTCTTGGAATCCGCTTTGCAATGCTGGAAGCCAAAATTGCCTTGGCTAAGCTTCTCATGAACTATCG ATTGGTGCCGTGTGAACGTACCGAAGAAAAGCTGACGCTCTCTGTCCCGACGGTGACACTCAATCCAAAATCAGGCGTGTGGTTAAAAGCTGAAAAAAGAGAGCAGACATCCGCATGa
- the LOC116929937 gene encoding uncharacterized protein LOC116929937 yields MAEFKNFDSSVLEGHIKFREKKTWKRRWCVVRRLSPVANSLIMQFYKKSLSKGKGSQSKSSLNLEHLLGFESCFLLQKESQTLAIVCRNFVSVFAFESREMLLEWQAQIAEILGHSERFEVQLLSVPGKLEITSSSAVLHIRDWQFALTQGIPPRLIGYWNMADLRRFGAVDDRRFCFEGGSRCSSRGFEGIFVLGSNQSHEIANKFEFSVRGRLSESQRTRIHPSSTLNGLLTPMMRHRLSVNSRCPSQTMSKPNTPILGSQRRAQEFCLSPPCARHTRSYSQQHSRTSSISSGTRLSSALQRSDPELLYDKPRSLNATMSQAVYEVCGGGNSESRPSSTLPTSHYDTPRRILQNLGQPPSDATTQLISQPNGNTLEVPGGISSLYATVTKSKKAKKPVDPSVSDGEVMKASVPVEVQGYLVMQRGQNQWNQQEEYVQMQSLPCSPATLLQRQRCLAPAGQCSGPCCKSNSRDKELWSNQVYQNSLWLQLQAEGAAINYQNPITFRCLYTRPCYPHCTLPLLHSRSTTHANNEAVPLRLRRSASMPAAACRQGNRDSSDSTDSGVSVTADSLTHQASMAGCVRHHHHLLMSRHWSLPRPHVTAQQTLNAQLWADSTSRNPAAVTTLSAALATTTPTPNGILADGSNCQSNSSSLSNILDRLDTLSVASIGYETCV; encoded by the exons ATGGCGGAGTTTAAGAACTTTGACAGCTCTGTCCTTGAGGGGCACATAAAAttcagagaaaagaaaaca TGGAAGCGGCGATGGTGTGTCGTCCGAAGACTCTCTCCTGTGGCAAACTCACTGATAATGCAGTTCTACAAAAAGTCATTGAGCAAGGGCAAAGGATCACAGTCTAAATCCTCACTAAATTTGGAACATCTCCTGGGCTTTGAAAGCTGCTTCCTTCTGCAAAAAGAGTCGCAAACTTTGGCCATTGTGTGCCGAAATTTTGTCAGTGTTTTCGCCTTTGAAAGTCGAGAAATGCTCCTAGAGTGGCAAGCACAAATAGCAGAAATACTTGGCCATA gTGAAAGATTTGAAGTCCAACTTCTAAGTGTCCCAGGCAAGTTGGAAATCACTAGCAGCTCTGCTGTACTACATATCAGAGATTGGCAGTTTGCATTAACCCAGGGAATACCCCCACGACTGATAGGCTACTGGAACATGGCCGATTTAAG ACGTTTTGGAGCGGTGGATGACCGGAGATTCTGCTTCGAGGGTGGTTCTCGTTGTTCGTCTAGAGGATTCGAGGGGATATTCGTTCTGGGCTCCAATCAAAGTCATGAAATAgcaaataaatttgaattctcTGTTCGCGGCCGCCTTTCCGAATCCCAGCGTACTCGCATTCACCCATCGTCCACTTTAAATG GCTTGCTAACTCCAATGATGCGACATCGACTGAGCGTCAACTCTCGCTGTCCATCACAGACAATGAGCAAACCCAACACACCGATACTGGGCAGCCAAAGACGGGCGCAAGAGTTTTGTTTGAGCCCTCCCTGTGCACGGCACACACGTTCCTATTCGCAACAACACAGTCGTACCAGCAGTATATCAAGTGGAACAAGACTCAGCTCAGCTTTGCAACGTTCCGATCCTGAGCTGCTCTACGACAAACCGCGATCACTAAACGCCACAATGTCACAAGCCGTCTACGAAGTCTGCGGCGGTGGAAACAGCGAATCTCGACCCAGCTCCACCTTGCCGACAAGTCATTACGATACACCTCGAAGAATATTACAAAACCTCGGCCAACCACCCTCGGATGCAACTACCCAATTGATTTCTCAACCAAACGGAAACACCTTGGAAGTACCGGGTGGAATCAGCTCGCTCTACGCCACCGTCACCAAGTCGAAGAAAGCTAAGAAACCCGTGGATCCAAGTGTCAGCGATGGAGAAGTGATGAAAGCGTCAGTGCCGGTAGAAGTTCAAGGATATTTGGTTATGCAACGCGGACAAAATCAGTGGAATCAACAGGAGGAATACGTACAGATGCAGTCACTTCCCTGCAGTCCTGCTACGCTACTTCAACGACAACGCTGTTTAGCTCCAGCCGGGCAATGCAGTGGGCCGTGTTGTAAAAGTAACAGCAGAGACAAGGAGCTGTGGTCCAATCAGGTCTACCAAAACTCGTTGTGGCTGCAGTTACAGGCCGAAGGGGCCGCCATAAACTACCAAAATCCCATAACCTTCCGTTGCCTCTACACCAGGCCATGCTATCCTCACTGTACTCTGCCGTTGCTCCATTCGCGATCGACAACTCACGCCAACAACGAAGCCGTTCCGCTTCGATTACGACGGTCAGCCAGCATGCCAGCAGCGGCTTGTCGCCAG GGCAATCGCGATTCGTCCGATTCAACTGACTCCGGCGTCAGCGTAACAGCCGATTCGCTTACCCACCAGGCATCTATGGCTGGATGTGTCCGCCATCATCACCATCTGCTTATGTCCCGTCACTGGTCTCTACCGCGACCGCATGTCACAGCTCAACAAACACTGAACGCTCAGCTGTGGGCCGATTCGACGTCACGGAATCCCGCTGCGGTCACTACCCTTTCGGCAGCCCTAGCAACCACTACACCCACACCAAACGGTATCTTAGCCGACGGCAGCAATTGCCAAAGTAATAGCAGTAGTCTGTCTAACATTTTAGACCGCCTAGATACGTTGTCGGTGGCTTCTATAGGTTACGAAACTtgcgtttga